ATTTTAACCGAACGACGTCAGCTCTCATGGTTCATGGATTTCCCATAAAATTGGTGGGACACTTGAAACCCTGGGCGGCCGCAGTAATTCTTGGATTACCACCTCCCCGTACCGGCCTTATCTTGGATTTGATTTTGTACGCGCAGGCAGTGAAACGTGGTATGACCGTCGCGGGGCTGGAAACAGCGCGTGAGCAGAGCATAGTGTTCGATGGGCTGAAGGTGGCGGAACAAGTAGAGCTACTACGTGAAACCTTGGGTCACCTCGTCCACCAGGACCAGCTCTTTACCGAATTGTACGATGCCTACCTATCCCGAGATTTAGAACAACTTGCAGCCCTTAATGAAACCTATTCCCAGTTGAGCAACGCCAAATTGGGGCGCAAGCTTATGGATCGCCTCCTGGAACAACGCAATCATCGTATGGTTGGACGTATTGAGCCATATCTGCGACGCGGAGGAGTCTTTACGGCAGTGGGTGCCCTCCACTTAGCCGGTAAGACCGGACTCATCGAACAATTACGCGCACGCGGCTATCAAATTACGGCAGTGTACTAACTTTGCGAATAGCAACGTTCGCCTCTCCCCGTTGAAAAAGCGAATCAGTGCTTACTGCGAGTGATAACTTTCGATGGGCAATTGGTTATTCGAAGTGAGATAACGAATGATAGATATCTTCCACTCCACCTTCAGAGACCTCTTCTCGTCGCTTTTGATTGGGGGGCTGATGCTATTTTCGGGGTTGACGGCCGTACTGATTACTCGTCGCAACCTAACCCAGCGCTTCTTCCGATCCAGTCGCCAAGTCTATGAAGAAAGGCTGCGTGCTGAGGAAAATCTGCGCATCTTACAAATGGCCGTAGCGCAGAGTCCTAACCCAATCATCATTACAGATGTGGAAGGTTGTATCGAATATGTTAATCAGGCGTTCGAAACTACTTTTGGTTACAGTTGTGGAGAGTGCCTAGGAAGAAATCCGCACATCATTGCCTCTGGAAAAACTCCATTCCAAACCTACGGTGACCTATGGGATTCTTTGCGTGGTGGGATGCCTTGGAAGGGGAAATTATTCGATGTTGCCAAGGATGGTCAGGAACGGATCGTATTTTCACACATCTCCCCAGTTCGTGACCCCACGGGGGAAATCTCTCATTTTATCGGAATTCAAGAAGATATTACCGAGCGTCAGCGCCTTGCTAGTGAATTGGACCAGCATCGTTATCACCTCGAAGAATTAATTGCGTCGCGTACGGTGGCGCTCCAGGAGGCTGAATTAAAATATCGAATGATTGCCGACTTTACCTATGACTGGGGATCCTGGATTGCTGCTGATGGTCGCTGGATTTATTGTTCGCCTTCCTCCGAACGCATTACTGGTTACCGCGCTGAAGAATTTATTTCCGACCCTGGATTATTTTTGAGAATTATTCACGCGGAGGATCGTGAATTCGTACAGAAATATCATGAAACAACCACGAGCTGTCATCGTCCACATACCGAGATTTCTTTCAGGATTATCCGCCGCGATGGCCAAATCCGTTGGGTTGAGTATGTTGGTCAGTCGGTTTTTGACGATTCTGGGGGCTATCTGGGGCGCCGTGCCTCACATCGTGATATCTCGATTCGTAAACAAACCGAGGCGGCCTTAGTTTCCGCGCAAGAGACTACAGCGTTAGCGAACTGGCGCCTTAGCGAAACTCAGTACGCGATGGATCAATTGGGTATTGCAATCCATTGGATAACGGCGGAGGGTCGTTTCTGCTATGTCAATCAGGCGGCCTGTGCCCTTCTGGGGTATAGCGAGGACGAGTTTCTTGCTATGGCCTTGCCAGATATCGATGCGACGATCCCTCTTGACCATTTTAAAGAATTTCTCGCACCACTGCGGAAACATCGCAATCATTGTTTTGAAACCAGTCATCGTACCAAGGATGGGCGACTCGTTCCTGTTGAGGTTACGCTCCATATTCAACAGGCCACTGAAGTGGAGCATGTCATTGCCTTTGTCACCGATATTACGCGGCGTAAAGCAATCGAACTAGAATTAGCCGAGGCCAAGCTCCGTGCCGAGGCTGCTAATCAGGCCAAGAGTCAATTCCTGGCCAACATGAGCCACGAGATTCGTATTCCCATCCATGCCGTTCTCGGACTGACCCAACTACTTCTACGGAAGGCTGAAGATTTAGAGCAGCGTGATAAGTTGCACAAGATCTCTGATTCGATCCTCCATCTCCAATCACTCATCAATGATATCCTCGACTTCTCAAAAATTGAAGCCGGTCATATGATATTGGAGGTGACTGATTTTTCACCTACTGACCTGATCACCCGAATTACTGGGCTCATTGCCTCCCGTGCGCAGGAAAAGGGACTTAATCTTACGATGGATTACGAAGAATTACCGAATCGCGTCCGGGGTGATCCGACACGACTGGCTCAATCCCTACTTAATTACTTGAGCAATGCAGTAAGATTTACCGAGCGTGGCACCATTGGGATCGCGGCTCGGGTTGTGGCAGAAACCGTAGATGACTTTTTAATTCGCTTTGAGGTGGCCGATACCGGGATTGGTATCGATGCTGAGGGCCAGTCTCGTCTATTCCAACCTTTTGAGCAGGTCGATGGCTCCATGACCCGCAGATATGGTGGAACGGGTCTCGGTTTATCCATTACCCGACGCCTCATCGAGCTAATGGGTGGTGAAGTTGGTGTGGAGAGTGAAGCAAAACAAGGGAGTTGTTTCTGGTTTACGGTTCATTTAGGTCGTTCCACCGATCTGGTCGATGGGGTCGCAGATGTCGTATCGGAAAAAGTTATGATATCCCCCCCCGACATTTGGGAAACATTGCAGCGTGATTGTGCTGGGGCATGGTTGCTTTTGGCTGAGGACAATCAACTGGCCCAAGAGGTGACTGTTGGGCTATTACGATTTTTTGGGCTGCGTGTGGAACATTGCCAATAATGGTGCCGAGGCCATCGAGCGGGCAAGTGCGAATGCCTACGACCTGATCCTCATGGATATGCAAATGCCGGTGACCGATGGTCTAACGGCGGCGCGCGCCATTCGTCTCTTGCCTGTTCATCAAACTACGCCCATTCTGGCCATGACCGCCAATGTCTTTCACGAAGATCGCGTGAATTGCCTGGCGGCCGGTATGAACGCATTTATTGCTAAACCGGTAGAATCAGATACCTTCTTCGAAACTTTGCTTAAATGGTTGTCGCCTCGAACTGGATATTATCATCCCGTGCCCGAAACGCATCCTGATGTCCAACCCGTTAGTAATAACGTAATCTTGCCAAACCCGTTGCCAACATCCTTGGAGGTGACTCCCGAGATCGATAGTGCGGTTGGGATGAAAAACATGTGGAGTAATGATGTCGATTACGCCCGTTTCCTCTCCAAATATGAAGACCTCCATGCCGATGATTCCGAGAGATTACGCATCAGTATCGAGCAGGGCGATGAGAACAAGGCGCGGTGTCTTGCTCATTCACTCAAGGGAATTAGTGGTATGCTTGGACTCTCTCGGGTCAATAAAGCGGCTGCTGCATTGGAGAGTGCCTTGCGAGAAGGGCAAGATTCCACCGCTATTGAGAATCTCGTGACTATGTTGGATGTCGAACAGCGTTCTGTCAGCGTCGCTATTAAGAACTTTGTTTCGGTCTTTGAGAAATCAGAAGAGCCATCCCTAAATCTTTCCAAATAATCTTAGGTGACTGTTCTAGCGTATTCGGTGTAGGGTGAGCAAATGAACCTATCGTTTGCCCATTCTGTTCTGATGGAAGGAGTCCCTTTTAGAAATGATGAGGGGGGATAACCATTGGGCAGCCTACTGACTATTATTAATAACTTCCGTAAGTCTGAGGTTTCAAAGGATGATATTACTGTGATAGAATTCAAACCGCTGCCATCCTTACAACATGGGG
This genomic stretch from Gammaproteobacteria bacterium harbors:
- a CDS encoding hypothetical protein (Evidence 5 : Unknown function), encoding MIDIFHSTFRDLFSSLLIGGLMLFSGLTAVLITRRNLTQRFFRSSRQVYEERLRAEENLRILQMAVAQSPNPIIITDVEGCIEYVNQAFETTFGYSCGECLGRNPHIIASGKTPFQTYGDLWDSLRGGMPWKGKLFDVAKDGQERIVFSHISPVRDPTGEISHFIGIQEDITERQRLASELDQHRYHLEELIASRTVALQEAELKYRMIADFTYDWGSWIAADGRWIYCSPSSERITGYRAEEFISDPGLFLRIIHAEDREFVQKYHETTTSCHRPHTEISFRIIRRDGQIRWVEYVGQSVFDDSGGYLGRRASHRDISIRKQTEAALVSAQETTALANWRLSETQYAMDQLGIAIHWITAEGRFCYVNQAACALLGYSEDEFLAMALPDIDATIPLDHFKEFLAPLRKHRNHCFETSHRTKDGRLVPVEVTLHIQQATEVEHVIAFVTDITRRKAIELELAEAKLRAEAANQAKSQFLANMSHEIRIPIHAVLGLTQLLLRKAEDLEQRDKLHKISDSILHLQSLINDILDFSKIEAGHMILEVTDFSPTDLITRITGLIASRAQEKGLNLTMDYEELPNRVRGDPTRLAQSLLNYLSNAVRFTERGTIGIAARVVAETVDDFLIRFEVADTGIGIDAEGQSRLFQPFEQVDGSMTRRYGGTGLGLSITRRLIELMGGEVGVESEAKQGSCFWFTVHLGRSTDLVDGVADVVSEKVMISPPDIWETLQRDCAGAWLLLAEDNQLAQEVTVGLLRFFGLRVEHCQ
- a CDS encoding TraB/GumN family protein is translated as MLVALRVDTLSVDLLRQLLLIFCFLPVSLGLVTGSAVAAERGLLWRVETPGVAPGFLFGTIHSEDPKVTTLAEPVVHALEASNELLLELVPSESELRTVQQAMFLPRNDSLQRIIGAADFNRTTSALMVHGFPIKLVGHLKPWAAAVILGLPPPRTGLILDLILYAQAVKRGMTVAGLETAREQSIVFDGLKVAEQVELLRETLGHLVHQDQLFTELYDAYLSRDLEQLAALNETYSQLSNAKLGRKLMDRLLEQRNHRMVGRIEPYLRRGGVFTAVGALHLAGKTGLIEQLRARGYQITAVY
- a CDS encoding hypothetical protein (Evidence 5 : Unknown function), giving the protein MGYYDFLGCVWNIANNGAEAIERASANAYDLILMDMQMPVTDGLTAARAIRLLPVHQTTPILAMTANVFHEDRVNCLAAGMNAFIAKPVESDTFFETLLKWLSPRTGYYHPVPETHPDVQPVSNNVILPNPLPTSLEVTPEIDSAVGMKNMWSNDVDYARFLSKYEDLHADDSERLRISIEQGDENKARCLAHSLKGISGMLGLSRVNKAAAALESALREGQDSTAIENLVTMLDVEQRSVSVAIKNFVSVFEKSEEPSLNLSK